A genomic stretch from Clostridia bacterium includes:
- a CDS encoding CPBP family intramembrane glutamic endopeptidase, whose protein sequence is MTAGSNKKDVASALFRVASVFTLDFIINIAWSFVALIIFGAFYYSKGTYGNSNEIIDQMVRSPEFLFITCIYNIFVIMVTYLVWKFVDKRDTEIIGLKWKKNSFKLFGLGLVGGTLEIALIMLLSLFMGTLWFQESGLTIFSSAEIQRSLLYGVLAFLLVGFGEEALFRGYIQKRLMLAMGNRWALFISSLIFMAAHILTYGKLLDFIDVALGGVVLGYLYILTDSLYITAAYHFIYDLIQVNIVKLQDYEHFKGAVLYVFNNSGDIVVSGVNYGNIIEVSFIIAELIVLMLLYTFRYKIRKMSTESSR, encoded by the coding sequence ATGACAGCTGGTTCAAATAAGAAGGATGTTGCATCAGCACTTTTTAGGGTTGCTTCAGTATTTACCCTTGATTTTATTATAAATATTGCTTGGTCATTTGTTGCATTAATCATTTTTGGGGCTTTTTATTATTCAAAAGGCACTTACGGTAACAGCAACGAAATTATTGACCAAATGGTAAGAAGTCCGGAATTCTTGTTCATCACCTGTATTTACAATATATTTGTTATAATGGTGACCTACCTGGTCTGGAAGTTTGTAGATAAGCGGGATACAGAGATTATTGGACTAAAGTGGAAGAAAAACAGCTTTAAGCTGTTTGGACTGGGTTTGGTTGGAGGCACTCTGGAAATTGCGCTTATTATGCTGCTGTCTCTTTTCATGGGAACCCTATGGTTCCAAGAATCTGGATTAACCATATTCAGCAGCGCTGAAATACAAAGGTCTCTATTATATGGTGTTTTGGCCTTTCTGCTGGTAGGCTTCGGAGAAGAAGCACTTTTCAGGGGCTACATACAGAAAAGGCTAATGCTTGCCATGGGTAACAGATGGGCGTTGTTTATAAGCTCACTGATTTTCATGGCGGCTCATATTCTGACCTATGGAAAGCTGCTGGATTTTATAGATGTTGCATTAGGGGGCGTAGTGTTAGGCTACCTTTACATACTGACAGATTCCTTATATATCACGGCTGCCTATCATTTCATATATGACCTTATACAGGTCAACATAGTAAAACTGCAGGATTACGAGCACTTCAAAGGCGCAGTGCTGTATGTGTTCAATAACTCTGGCGATATAGTGGTTTCAGGAGTCAATTATGGGAATATTATCGAAGTCTCTTTTATAATTGCAGAACTCATTGTTTTGATGCTGCTTTATACATTCAGGTATAAAATCAGGAAAATGAGTACAGAGAGTAGTAGATGA
- a CDS encoding LacI family DNA-binding transcriptional regulator, translating into MAITIKDIARLAGVDPSTVSRVIADNPRISVKTKEKVLKIMEELDFYPNAIARSLANRSTKTIGVIMPHSTEQVFVNPFFTEVMRGIGVSALKQGYNVLFSTGSNSEEEYKATSRLVNEKRVDGLILLTSRIGDKTIDSLRKKRFPFVVVGKPANMEDVNWVDNDNQEAGFLATEYLVKLGHERIGFIGGEFTYVFMGERFKGYKKALDSYSIKFSKELLSLGEFVEEGGYNAVKKLLAQKNRPTAIVVADDLMAFGAMRAIKEQGLTIPDDISLIGFNDTPLANYVDPPLSSMEIFVYDLGYNASETLINQLQETDGHKKHIIIPAALRIRKSTISIKK; encoded by the coding sequence ATGGCAATAACAATAAAGGATATTGCAAGGTTAGCAGGAGTTGATCCATCAACGGTCTCGAGAGTTATTGCGGATAACCCGAGGATAAGTGTAAAAACAAAGGAAAAGGTCCTTAAAATAATGGAAGAGCTGGACTTTTACCCTAATGCCATAGCGAGGAGTCTTGCAAACAGAAGTACAAAGACAATTGGAGTTATTATGCCTCACTCCACGGAACAGGTTTTTGTAAACCCATTTTTTACCGAAGTCATGAGAGGTATAGGGGTAAGTGCCCTTAAACAAGGCTACAACGTCCTTTTCTCTACTGGCAGCAACAGCGAGGAGGAATATAAGGCTACAAGCCGCCTAGTTAATGAAAAGAGGGTGGATGGCCTTATACTGCTGACTTCAAGAATTGGGGACAAGACAATAGACAGCTTGAGGAAAAAGCGTTTTCCATTTGTTGTTGTTGGCAAACCCGCAAATATGGAAGATGTAAACTGGGTGGACAATGATAATCAAGAAGCAGGCTTTTTGGCTACTGAATACCTTGTAAAACTGGGTCACGAAAGGATTGGCTTCATTGGTGGTGAATTCACCTATGTATTTATGGGAGAAAGGTTCAAGGGTTACAAAAAAGCGTTGGATTCCTACAGTATAAAGTTTAGTAAGGAGCTTTTGAGCCTTGGTGAATTCGTAGAAGAAGGAGGATACAACGCAGTAAAAAAACTTTTAGCACAGAAAAACCGTCCTACTGCAATTGTTGTGGCAGATGACCTTATGGCTTTTGGAGCTATGAGGGCTATAAAGGAGCAAGGGCTTACAATACCTGATGATATCTCTTTAATAGGCTTTAATGATACCCCGCTTGCCAACTATGTAGACCCGCCTCTGTCCTCTATGGAGATTTTCGTATATGATCTTGGCTACAATGCCAGTGAGACTCTAATCAATCAGCTGCAGGAAACAGATGGGCATAAAAAGCACATCATCATACCAGCAGCACTGAGAATCAGAAAGTCAACAATAAGCATTAAAAAATAG
- a CDS encoding DUF402 domain-containing protein gives MKHTILDFEAMIESVRKDGRIHDYRIQELRVYENYLYYNRRYVDHKYHESVEYNLFPNENIGIYKLHQSNKQQFDPSEVYKYYVDMVSVSKEKKLWRAKDLYIDFIVKGDGRYYVVDIDEFNDAISSKELKENEVKDALNGLDNILKGYYESNDLEYYINSLREQYSGIGKLLLSKKTA, from the coding sequence TTGAAGCATACAATTCTGGATTTTGAAGCAATGATTGAAAGCGTGAGGAAAGACGGAAGGATACATGATTATAGGATTCAGGAACTGCGGGTTTATGAGAATTACCTATATTACAACAGGAGATATGTCGACCATAAGTATCATGAGTCTGTTGAGTACAATCTTTTTCCTAATGAGAACATCGGCATCTACAAGCTGCACCAATCCAACAAGCAGCAGTTTGATCCATCGGAAGTGTATAAATACTATGTGGATATGGTAAGTGTCTCTAAGGAAAAGAAGCTTTGGAGAGCAAAGGATTTATACATAGATTTTATTGTCAAGGGCGATGGAAGATATTATGTGGTAGATATCGATGAGTTTAATGATGCTATAAGCAGCAAAGAGCTTAAGGAAAACGAGGTAAAGGATGCCCTTAATGGTTTGGATAATATTCTTAAGGGTTATTATGAAAGCAATGATCTGGAATATTATATAAATAGTCTTAGGGAGCAATACAGCGGGATAGGAAAGCTTTTGCTGAGTAAAAAAACAGCTTGA
- a CDS encoding rubrerythrin family protein: protein MDIKGTKTEQNLLTAFAGESQARNKYTYFSSAAKKEGLEQIAGIFQETADNEKEHAKMIFKFLCGIGDTKENLKHAAEGENYEWSSMYKEFEKTARAEGFQAIAEFFNKVAGVEKEHEERYLALLKNLEENKVFKRDEQTTWRCRNCGHIHVGAEAPELCPTCKHPRAYFEIAAFNY, encoded by the coding sequence ATGGATATAAAAGGTACAAAAACAGAGCAAAACTTGTTGACAGCTTTTGCTGGTGAATCTCAGGCAAGAAACAAGTATACATACTTCTCCAGTGCAGCTAAGAAAGAAGGCCTTGAGCAGATTGCGGGAATTTTTCAAGAGACTGCAGACAATGAGAAAGAGCATGCAAAAATGATTTTTAAATTCCTCTGTGGAATTGGAGACACAAAGGAAAACCTGAAGCATGCAGCAGAAGGTGAGAACTACGAGTGGAGCTCCATGTACAAGGAATTCGAGAAGACTGCCAGAGCAGAAGGCTTTCAAGCGATTGCTGAGTTTTTCAACAAGGTGGCAGGCGTAGAAAAGGAACATGAGGAAAGATACTTGGCTCTGCTGAAGAACCTTGAAGAGAATAAGGTGTTCAAGCGTGATGAGCAGACCACATGGAGATGCAGGAACTGCGGACATATTCATGTAGGTGCTGAAGCTCCTGAATTATGCCCAACTTGCAAACATCCAAGAGCATACTTTGAAATAGCAGCATTTAACTATTAA
- a CDS encoding asparagine synthase — MARKVREGLVPTVLGTAVTVAGLAAFGAAPVAAAGIAGFGLAHVVLGGIDLVTHNKK; from the coding sequence ATGGCAAGAAAGGTAAGAGAGGGACTTGTACCCACAGTTCTCGGCACTGCTGTTACAGTGGCAGGTCTGGCAGCTTTTGGAGCTGCTCCGGTGGCCGCAGCTGGAATAGCTGGTTTTGGACTTGCTCACGTTGTACTTGGCGGTATAGATCTTGTAACTCATAATAAAAAGTAA
- a CDS encoding RMD1 family protein, with protein sequence MEAKSIKAFSLCNEISLDKVSSHFGINKKYKWEDYLTLKEEHLKGVIPVPEGKSAVIFPFGSIVFIDMEHNEIVDVVNYLKKLEGNLKNADFRFWESYMLKIGTDELSVDFNSMSVKEFKSYQLETLAIVLSKSVALEKVEKDLNSLLDEVEDMVDLLGRGILNISDAKNAKMSARILGFKFDTISYIMLLDKPDITWENQNAETLYIQLSQFYELKERYEKIQAKTETLMDITQVFGALTNQRRGNRLEWMVIILIGIEIILTLVEFKFFL encoded by the coding sequence ATGGAAGCAAAGTCTATTAAAGCTTTTTCATTATGCAATGAAATAAGCTTAGACAAAGTCTCTTCCCATTTTGGAATTAATAAAAAATATAAGTGGGAAGACTACCTTACTCTTAAAGAGGAGCATCTAAAAGGCGTCATACCAGTCCCCGAAGGAAAATCAGCTGTCATTTTCCCTTTCGGAAGCATAGTATTCATCGACATGGAGCACAATGAAATAGTTGATGTGGTGAATTATCTGAAAAAGCTGGAAGGTAACCTAAAAAACGCTGATTTCAGGTTTTGGGAAAGCTACATGCTAAAAATAGGAACCGATGAACTCTCTGTAGACTTCAACAGCATGTCAGTTAAAGAGTTTAAAAGCTACCAGCTTGAGACACTCGCAATCGTACTGTCAAAATCTGTTGCCCTTGAAAAAGTAGAAAAGGATTTAAACAGCCTCCTTGACGAGGTTGAAGATATGGTTGATTTGCTTGGTCGGGGGATATTGAATATTAGTGATGCAAAAAATGCTAAAATGTCAGCCAGAATTTTAGGCTTTAAATTTGATACCATATCATATATAATGCTTTTGGATAAACCAGATATTACCTGGGAAAACCAAAATGCAGAAACTCTTTATATCCAGCTCTCCCAGTTCTATGAGTTGAAAGAAAGATACGAAAAGATCCAAGCCAAGACAGAAACTCTGATGGACATTACACAGGTGTTTGGAGCGTTGACGAATCAGAGGCGGGGAAATAGGCTGGAATGGATGGTTATTATACTTATAGGAATAGAAATAATACTTACTCTTGTTGAATTCAAATTTTTTCTATAA
- a CDS encoding glycosyltransferase family 1 protein produces the protein MNLGIDGRIITWHIGSGLATYTNNLLENLNKQQQLKNIYLFYPYKDRTDYFDINDIPKNLLIGERRLDFWRNVYDLKWDINYPIDIFHNTVNGIGLPKNLKGVKIITLHDLIPYVMPETVDRPHLDYTLRNTPYIIEDVSHIITVSHYSKSDIQKYFGVADDKITVTHLAADPIFRPLDKDNAKRVIFNKYGVDKKYVLYLGGFSQRKNIARLIKAFKKVIMEKEEVINLLILGEHSRSFRSLWKLTEELELCDYVKFLNFVPTADLPYFYNGAEVFVYPSLYEGFGLPPLEAMQCGTPVVTSNVSSIPEIVGDACMLTNPYSIDNIADSILTLLTDRDEWQKYSLMGIEKAKEYSWHKTVTETLDVYNKCIKSI, from the coding sequence ATGAATCTTGGGATTGACGGAAGAATAATAACCTGGCATATAGGCTCCGGTTTAGCTACCTATACCAACAACCTGCTGGAAAACTTGAACAAACAGCAGCAATTGAAGAATATATACTTATTCTATCCATATAAAGATAGAACTGATTATTTTGACATCAATGATATACCCAAGAACCTTCTGATTGGCGAAAGGCGTCTTGATTTCTGGCGTAATGTCTATGATTTGAAATGGGATATCAATTATCCCATTGATATTTTTCACAATACCGTCAATGGCATTGGACTTCCTAAGAACTTAAAGGGAGTCAAAATCATAACCCTCCATGATCTCATTCCTTATGTAATGCCGGAAACAGTCGACAGGCCCCACTTGGACTATACCCTGAGAAATACTCCATACATCATTGAAGATGTTTCTCATATAATAACTGTTTCTCATTATTCCAAATCGGATATCCAGAAATACTTCGGAGTAGCTGACGACAAAATTACAGTGACGCACCTTGCTGCAGATCCGATCTTTAGACCTTTGGATAAGGATAATGCAAAGAGAGTGATTTTCAACAAATATGGCGTGGATAAGAAGTATGTGCTTTATCTCGGAGGCTTCAGCCAAAGGAAGAATATAGCCCGATTGATTAAAGCCTTTAAGAAGGTTATAATGGAAAAAGAGGAAGTAATTAACCTTCTAATCTTGGGAGAGCATTCCAGGTCCTTCAGATCCCTATGGAAGCTTACTGAGGAGCTTGAGCTTTGCGACTATGTAAAGTTTCTGAATTTCGTTCCTACAGCAGATTTGCCCTATTTTTACAATGGAGCAGAGGTATTCGTGTATCCCTCCTTGTATGAAGGCTTCGGCCTGCCTCCTTTGGAAGCGATGCAATGCGGTACCCCTGTTGTAACCTCCAATGTATCCTCCATACCGGAAATTGTAGGGGATGCGTGTATGCTGACAAATCCTTATTCTATTGATAACATTGCTGACTCGATACTCACACTGCTTACTGATAGGGATGAGTGGCAGAAGTACAGCCTTATGGGTATCGAAAAGGCTAAAGAATATTCATGGCACAAGACTGTCACAGAGACTCTTGATGTGTACAATAAATGTATAAAAAGCATTTAA